The following coding sequences lie in one Paracidovorax avenae genomic window:
- a CDS encoding response regulator, whose amino-acid sequence MPSQPIPNDKIHHSMPLRMLLGFVLAALATTVIAIFTYQSQQDRGEAVRRINSAVESIVQIQYVLSILKDAETGQRGYLLAGEPRYLGPYETAEASLTTELERLRGLVGDSPRQLRRYEQLAPLARQKMSELHETIQLRLAGQADAALAVVRTDRGRATMDAIRSLVREMIAAEREELEERRAMWEDSARFAAYFTWGSSLLLLVFILGVAAMTAADHRTKAREAWVRSGLMGLSDEIRGDLRLDELGPRVLAYLARRLGARVGAAYVSDGHGAFRRFGAYALSGTGPERIAAGEGLVGQVAQTLQPMHARHVPASHLEVQSGVGHSTPAELVVLPAVHNGVVQAVIELGFFRPVQSIDMDMLSRASEQLAVAVRSAIDRSQLEALLDETQRQAEELQAQQEELRVSNEELEQQSRVLQESQAQMEAQQTELEQSNAQLEEQTQQLEYQKQQLLRAQDALSDKARDLEQASQYKSEFLANMSHELRTPLNSSLILAKLLADNKGGNLTDEQVRYAETIHGAGNDLLTLINDILDLAKIEAGQATVEIEPVNVARAVQSIVEPLRPLAREKNLAFSAVVEPGVPDVLRTDAQRLGQILKNLLSNAIKFTERGEVALRVAAQPDGRVAFSVRDTGIGIPEHQQKLIFEAFRQADGSTHRKYGGTGLGLSISRDLAQLLGGSVSVQSTSGQGSVFTLVLPVQPPEGTQAAEQATAPAPQRAVATASATPVSALPAEVSEQPVLAPTPAPPRRPASAVADDRDTLQAGKRTILVVEDDTRFARILYDLAHEMGFQCIVTHSGGEGLVAATDYMPSAVVLDMNLPDFSGLGVLDQLKRNPATRHIPVHVVSVADYSQEALGLGAMGYALKPVKRDELVQALQRMEAKFTQALRRVLVVEDDDRQRESMRHLLANGDVEIVGAETAQRALQLLRSSTFDCMVMDLNLPDLSGYELLEQMAGQEDVAFPPVIVYTGRSLSRDEEQRLRRFSKSIIIKDARSPERLLDEVTLFLHQVESSLPAERQQMLRLARDREATFEGRSILVVEDDVRNIFALSSVLEPTGAKVQIARNGREALEVLERSQAGDAPQVDLVLMDIMMPEMDGFTAMREIRKRQEWRRLPIIALTAKAMKDDQEKCLAAGANDYIAKPLDVEKLLSLVRVWMPK is encoded by the coding sequence ATGCCCTCCCAACCCATTCCGAACGACAAGATCCACCACAGCATGCCGCTGCGGATGCTGCTGGGCTTCGTGCTGGCGGCGCTGGCGACCACCGTCATCGCCATCTTCACCTACCAGTCGCAGCAGGACCGCGGCGAGGCGGTGCGGCGCATCAACTCGGCCGTCGAGTCGATCGTGCAGATCCAGTACGTGCTGTCGATCCTCAAGGACGCCGAAACCGGCCAGCGCGGCTACCTGCTGGCCGGCGAGCCCCGCTACCTCGGCCCCTACGAGACCGCGGAGGCCTCGCTCACGACCGAGCTGGAGCGGCTGCGGGGACTGGTCGGCGATTCGCCGCGGCAGCTGCGCCGCTACGAGCAGCTCGCGCCCCTCGCGCGCCAGAAGATGTCCGAGCTGCACGAAACCATCCAGCTGCGCCTCGCCGGCCAGGCGGATGCGGCGCTGGCCGTGGTGCGCACGGACCGCGGCCGGGCCACCATGGACGCCATCCGCTCGCTGGTGCGCGAGATGATCGCGGCCGAGCGCGAAGAGCTGGAAGAGCGCCGCGCGATGTGGGAAGACTCGGCGCGCTTCGCGGCGTACTTCACCTGGGGCAGTTCGCTGCTGCTGCTGGTGTTCATCCTCGGCGTGGCCGCCATGACGGCCGCAGACCACCGCACCAAGGCCCGCGAGGCCTGGGTGCGCAGCGGCCTGATGGGGCTGTCCGATGAAATCCGGGGCGACCTGCGGCTGGACGAGCTCGGCCCGCGCGTGCTGGCCTACCTGGCGCGCCGGCTGGGCGCGCGCGTGGGTGCGGCCTATGTCTCGGACGGGCACGGCGCGTTCCGCCGCTTCGGCGCCTACGCGCTCTCCGGCACCGGCCCCGAGCGCATCGCCGCGGGCGAGGGCCTGGTGGGGCAGGTGGCCCAGACGCTGCAGCCGATGCATGCGCGGCATGTTCCCGCGTCGCACCTGGAGGTGCAGTCCGGCGTGGGCCACAGCACGCCCGCGGAGCTCGTGGTGCTGCCGGCCGTGCACAACGGCGTGGTGCAGGCCGTCATCGAACTGGGCTTCTTCCGTCCCGTGCAGTCCATCGACATGGACATGCTGTCGCGCGCGTCCGAGCAACTCGCCGTCGCCGTGCGCTCGGCCATCGACCGCTCCCAGCTCGAGGCGCTGCTGGACGAGACGCAGCGCCAGGCGGAGGAGCTGCAGGCCCAGCAGGAAGAACTGCGCGTGAGCAACGAGGAGCTGGAGCAGCAGAGCCGCGTCCTGCAGGAGTCGCAGGCGCAGATGGAAGCCCAGCAGACCGAACTCGAGCAGAGCAATGCCCAGCTGGAAGAGCAGACCCAGCAGCTGGAATACCAGAAGCAGCAGTTGCTGCGCGCGCAGGATGCACTGTCCGACAAGGCCCGCGACCTGGAGCAGGCGAGCCAGTACAAGAGCGAGTTCCTGGCCAACATGAGCCACGAGCTGCGCACGCCGCTCAACTCCAGCCTGATCCTGGCCAAGCTGCTGGCCGACAACAAGGGCGGCAACCTCACGGACGAGCAGGTGCGCTATGCCGAGACCATCCACGGCGCCGGCAACGACCTGCTGACGCTCATCAACGACATCCTCGATCTGGCGAAGATCGAGGCCGGCCAGGCCACGGTGGAGATCGAGCCCGTGAACGTGGCGCGCGCGGTGCAGTCCATCGTGGAGCCGCTGCGGCCCCTTGCCCGCGAGAAGAACCTGGCGTTCAGCGCCGTGGTCGAGCCGGGCGTGCCGGACGTGCTGCGCACCGATGCCCAGCGGCTGGGCCAGATCCTGAAGAACCTGCTGTCCAACGCGATCAAGTTCACCGAGCGTGGCGAGGTCGCGCTGCGCGTGGCGGCCCAGCCCGACGGGCGGGTGGCGTTTTCGGTGCGCGACACAGGCATCGGCATTCCCGAGCACCAGCAGAAACTGATTTTCGAGGCGTTCCGCCAGGCCGACGGCAGCACCCATCGCAAGTACGGCGGAACGGGGCTGGGCCTGTCGATCTCGCGTGATCTCGCGCAATTGCTGGGCGGCAGCGTCTCGGTGCAGAGCACCTCCGGCCAGGGCAGCGTGTTCACGCTGGTGCTGCCGGTGCAGCCCCCCGAGGGCACCCAGGCAGCCGAGCAGGCAACGGCCCCCGCGCCGCAGCGCGCGGTGGCCACGGCCAGCGCCACGCCCGTCTCCGCCCTGCCGGCGGAGGTGTCCGAGCAGCCGGTCCTGGCCCCCACGCCGGCCCCGCCGCGTCGCCCTGCATCGGCGGTGGCGGACGACCGCGACACGCTCCAGGCCGGCAAGCGCACCATCCTGGTGGTGGAGGACGACACGCGCTTCGCCCGCATCCTCTACGACCTGGCCCACGAGATGGGTTTCCAGTGCATCGTCACGCACAGCGGCGGCGAGGGCCTGGTGGCCGCCACCGACTACATGCCCAGCGCCGTGGTGCTGGACATGAACCTGCCCGATTTCTCGGGACTGGGCGTGCTCGACCAGCTCAAGCGCAACCCCGCGACCCGGCACATCCCGGTCCACGTGGTGTCGGTGGCCGACTATTCGCAGGAGGCCCTGGGCCTGGGCGCGATGGGCTATGCGCTCAAGCCCGTCAAGCGCGACGAGCTCGTGCAGGCGCTGCAGCGCATGGAGGCCAAGTTCACCCAGGCGCTGCGCCGCGTGCTGGTGGTGGAGGACGACGACCGCCAGCGCGAGAGCATGCGCCACCTGCTGGCCAATGGCGACGTGGAGATCGTCGGCGCGGAAACCGCGCAGCGCGCGCTGCAGCTGCTGCGCAGCAGCACCTTCGACTGCATGGTGATGGACCTGAACCTGCCGGACCTGAGCGGCTATGAACTGCTCGAGCAGATGGCCGGGCAGGAGGACGTCGCCTTCCCGCCGGTGATCGTCTATACGGGCCGGTCGCTCTCGCGCGACGAGGAGCAGCGGCTGCGGCGTTTTTCCAAGTCGATCATCATCAAGGACGCCCGCTCGCCCGAGCGCCTGCTCGACGAGGTCACCCTGTTCCTGCACCAGGTGGAATCCAGCCTGCCCGCGGAGCGGCAGCAGATGCTGCGGCTGGCGCGCGACCGCGAAGCGACCTTCGAGGGGCGCAGCATCCTGGTGGTGGAGGACGATGTGCGCAACATCTTCGCGCTCTCCAGCGTGCTCGAGCCGACCGGCGCGAAGGTGCAGATCGCGCGCAACGGCCGGGAAGCGCTGGAGGTGCTGGAGCGCTCCCAGGCCGGCGACGCGCCCCAGGTGGACCTGGTGCTGATGGACATCATGATGCCCGAGATGGACGGATTCACCGCCATGCGCGAGATCCGCAAGCGCCAGGAATGGCGGCGCCTGCCCATCATCGCCCTCACGGCCAAGGCCATGAAGGACGACCAGGAAAAATGCCTCGCGGCCGGCGCCAACGACTACATCGCCAAGCCCCTGGATGTCGAGAAACTGCTCTCCCTGGTGCGCGTGTGGATGCCCAAGTGA
- a CDS encoding ATP-binding protein, with product MIAPPRMPPAAPATPRHAVPVKCLLVDDVPENLIALEALLRRDDVHILKAASGPEALELLLAHTDVALAMLDVQMPEMNGFELAELIRGSERTRHIPLIFMTAGSRDQNWQFKGYENGAVDFLYKPIDPHMLVNKANVFFELHRQKVALACELQDRTHALKLSEMFMAVLSHDLRGPLSAILASAAVLRRTQEPDKVLAMADKVQTSAQRMGRMIEDLLDVTRVRQFGGLPVRAAPADLGELVQRTAAEWRTSHPERVIEVLQEGDLGGQWDAERLCQVVSNLLGNAIHHGDPQQPVQAALDGSAPHNVVMTVRNGGEIPQALIPQLFDPFRGREREPGRHQGLGLGLYIVHQIVEGHGGTISVCSRDGRTIFRVELPREAPPCALAGRD from the coding sequence ATGATCGCGCCGCCGCGCATGCCCCCCGCCGCGCCCGCGACGCCGCGCCACGCCGTCCCGGTGAAGTGCCTGCTGGTGGACGACGTGCCGGAGAACCTGATCGCGCTCGAGGCCCTGCTGCGCCGCGACGACGTGCACATCCTGAAGGCGGCCTCTGGCCCCGAGGCCCTGGAGCTGCTGCTGGCCCACACCGACGTGGCGCTGGCGATGCTCGACGTGCAGATGCCCGAGATGAACGGCTTCGAACTGGCCGAGCTGATCCGGGGCAGCGAGCGCACGCGCCACATCCCCCTCATCTTCATGACCGCGGGCTCTCGGGACCAGAACTGGCAGTTCAAGGGCTACGAGAACGGCGCCGTCGATTTTCTCTACAAGCCCATCGATCCGCACATGCTGGTCAACAAGGCCAACGTGTTCTTCGAGCTGCACCGGCAGAAGGTAGCGCTGGCCTGCGAACTGCAGGACCGCACCCACGCGCTGAAGCTCAGCGAGATGTTCATGGCCGTGCTCAGCCACGACCTGCGCGGCCCGCTGAGCGCCATCCTCGCCAGCGCCGCCGTGCTGCGCAGGACCCAGGAGCCCGACAAGGTCCTGGCCATGGCCGACAAGGTGCAGACCAGTGCACAGCGCATGGGCCGCATGATCGAGGACCTGCTGGACGTGACGCGGGTGCGCCAGTTCGGCGGTCTGCCGGTGCGGGCGGCGCCGGCCGACCTGGGCGAACTCGTGCAGCGCACGGCCGCCGAGTGGCGCACCAGCCATCCGGAGCGCGTGATCGAGGTGCTGCAGGAGGGCGACCTCGGTGGCCAGTGGGACGCCGAGCGCCTGTGCCAGGTCGTGTCGAACCTGCTGGGCAACGCCATCCACCACGGCGACCCGCAGCAGCCCGTCCAGGCCGCGCTGGACGGCAGCGCGCCGCACAACGTCGTGATGACGGTCCGCAACGGCGGGGAGATCCCCCAGGCGCTGATCCCGCAGCTCTTCGACCCCTTCCGTGGGCGCGAGCGCGAGCCCGGCCGCCACCAGGGACTGGGGCTGGGCCTCTACATCGTCCACCAGATCGTGGAAGGCCATGGCGGCACCATCAGCGTGTGCTCGCGCGACGGGCGCACCATCTTCCGTGTCGAGCTGCCGCGCGAGGCGCCGCCCTGCGCGCTGGCCGGACGGGATTGA
- a CDS encoding CheR family methyltransferase, whose amino-acid sequence MDAQVNPEDDARAALRRKTFDIEQHLLVEAIYRRYHYDFRGYAQASLKRRLQAALTRFSCRTLSQLQDLVLHDPEVFPAMLEYLTVQVSEMFRDPTYFRALRETVVPVLRTYPSLKVWVAGCSTGEEVYSLAILLREEGLLERTLIYATDINANALQKAEAGVYAIDRVPSFTENHARSGGKGSLSEHYTAAYGRVVFDKSLRRHIVFSDHSLATDSVFAEVHLVSCRNVLIYFDRELQDRALGLFSEALCRKGFLGLGSKESLRFSSHAQAFDELVPPERIYQKRGGA is encoded by the coding sequence GTGGATGCCCAAGTGAACCCCGAAGACGATGCCCGGGCGGCGCTGCGCCGCAAGACCTTCGACATCGAGCAGCACCTGCTCGTGGAGGCCATCTACCGCCGCTACCACTACGACTTCCGCGGCTACGCGCAGGCGTCGCTCAAGCGCCGCCTGCAGGCGGCGCTCACGCGTTTTTCCTGCCGCACGCTCTCGCAGCTGCAGGACCTGGTGCTGCACGACCCGGAAGTGTTCCCGGCCATGCTCGAATACCTCACCGTGCAGGTGAGCGAGATGTTCCGCGACCCCACCTATTTCCGCGCGCTGCGCGAGACGGTGGTGCCGGTGCTGCGCACCTACCCCTCGCTCAAGGTCTGGGTGGCCGGCTGCAGCACCGGGGAAGAGGTCTATTCGCTCGCCATCCTGTTGCGCGAGGAGGGCCTGCTGGAGCGCACGCTGATCTACGCCACCGACATCAACGCCAATGCCCTGCAGAAGGCGGAGGCCGGCGTGTACGCGATCGACCGCGTGCCGTCGTTCACCGAGAACCACGCCCGCTCCGGCGGCAAGGGCTCGCTGTCCGAGCACTACACGGCCGCCTATGGCCGCGTGGTGTTCGACAAGAGCCTGCGCCGGCACATCGTGTTTTCCGACCACAGCCTGGCGACCGACAGCGTGTTCGCCGAGGTGCACCTCGTCTCCTGCCGCAACGTGCTCATCTACTTCGACCGCGAACTGCAGGACCGGGCACTCGGCCTCTTCAGCGAGGCGCTCTGCCGCAAGGGTTTCCTGGGCCTGGGCTCCAAGGAATCGCTGCGCTTTTCGTCGCATGCGCAGGCGTTCGACGAACTGGTCCCGCCCGAGCGCATCTACCAGAAGCGGGGGGGCGCATGA
- a CDS encoding plasmid replication/partition related protein produces MPIIVNEELKAYIDPLTPEEHAALERSLLAEGCRDALVLWGDVLVDGHNRYGICQKHGLPFNTVQHPHFRSMEDVHLWMIDQHLGRRSVSDFQRGVLALRKREILAQRVAATAPQASDAAEPADSSAPWDGPADAAAPAPQEAAAAAVQEAEPLKSREAIARAARLSSSQVVMIEKIQKQAAPELVAAVRSGAISINTAAAVATLPEEEQRAAAVAGKDELRQAAKRARDARRKPRAEIPQDGSTPEGSAGGGEPSAPQDDIEALRRRVAELSAENEALRGEVARLQALAGT; encoded by the coding sequence ATGCCCATCATCGTCAACGAAGAACTCAAGGCCTACATCGATCCGCTCACGCCCGAGGAGCATGCCGCCCTGGAGCGCAGCCTGCTCGCCGAAGGCTGCCGCGATGCGCTCGTGCTCTGGGGCGACGTGCTCGTGGATGGCCACAACCGCTATGGCATCTGCCAGAAGCACGGACTGCCGTTCAACACCGTCCAGCACCCGCATTTCCGCTCCATGGAGGATGTGCATCTCTGGATGATCGACCAGCACCTGGGGCGCCGCAGCGTCTCGGACTTCCAGCGCGGCGTGCTGGCGCTGCGCAAGCGGGAGATCCTGGCGCAGCGCGTGGCGGCCACCGCCCCCCAGGCCTCTGATGCCGCAGAGCCCGCGGACAGCTCTGCGCCGTGGGACGGGCCGGCCGATGCCGCGGCCCCGGCACCGCAGGAGGCAGCAGCCGCGGCCGTGCAGGAGGCCGAGCCGCTGAAGAGCCGCGAAGCCATCGCCCGGGCGGCACGGCTGAGCAGCAGCCAGGTGGTGATGATCGAGAAGATCCAGAAACAGGCGGCGCCCGAACTGGTGGCCGCCGTGCGCTCGGGCGCCATCTCCATCAACACGGCGGCCGCCGTGGCGACCTTGCCGGAAGAAGAGCAGCGCGCGGCGGCGGTGGCCGGCAAGGATGAGCTGCGCCAGGCCGCGAAGCGCGCGCGCGATGCACGCCGCAAGCCGCGTGCGGAGATTCCGCAGGACGGATCCACGCCGGAGGGCTCTGCCGGAGGCGGCGAGCCCTCCGCGCCCCAGGACGACATCGAGGCGCTGCGCCGCCGTGTGGCGGAGCTGTCCGCCGAGAACGAGGCCCTGCGCGGCGAAGTGGCTCGACTGCAGGCGCTGGCGGGAACGTGA
- a CDS encoding chemotaxis protein CheB has product MIRPTAAPQVPARPFEAIVIGGSAGSIEALSVLLPALGPAQRAAVFVVLHLPRDRRSLLCEIFQPRCALPLREAQDKEPVEAGTVYFAPPDYHLLIDAGPSLALSVDDPVHFSRPSIDVLFESAADAYAGRLLAILLSGANHDGAQGIAAVQAAGGTTIVQDPESAPMSSMPEAALQLCTPAHVLSPQRIADWLAALPTGGRA; this is encoded by the coding sequence ATGATCCGTCCCACCGCAGCTCCGCAGGTGCCCGCCCGGCCGTTCGAGGCGATCGTCATCGGTGGCTCCGCCGGCAGCATCGAGGCGCTGTCCGTGCTGCTGCCCGCGCTCGGGCCTGCGCAGCGCGCCGCGGTGTTCGTGGTGCTGCACCTGCCGCGCGACCGGCGCAGCCTGCTGTGCGAAATCTTCCAGCCGCGTTGCGCGCTGCCGCTGCGCGAGGCGCAGGACAAGGAGCCGGTGGAAGCGGGCACCGTCTATTTCGCGCCGCCCGACTACCACCTGCTCATCGACGCCGGGCCGTCGCTGGCCCTGTCGGTCGATGACCCCGTGCACTTCTCGCGCCCGTCCATCGACGTTCTTTTCGAGTCCGCCGCGGACGCCTATGCCGGGCGGCTGCTGGCCATCCTGCTCTCCGGTGCCAACCACGACGGGGCCCAGGGCATCGCGGCCGTGCAGGCCGCGGGCGGCACGACCATCGTGCAAGATCCCGAAAGCGCTCCCATGAGTTCCATGCCCGAAGCGGCGCTGCAGCTGTGTACGCCGGCCCACGTCCTTTCGCCGCAGCGCATCGCCGACTGGCTGGCCGCACTGCCGACGGGAGGGCGCGCATGA